From the genome of Perca fluviatilis chromosome 1, GENO_Pfluv_1.0, whole genome shotgun sequence, one region includes:
- the LOC120566206 gene encoding opsin-5-like, translating to MSAVAAAAGPAPWRNNSLVMGGGRDPPLSDQGDTIIGVYLLLLGWLSWFGNSIVLFVLCRQRATLQPTDYLTFNLAVSDASISVFGYSRGIIEIFNVFQGSDFIISSIWTCEVDGFFTLIFGLISILTLTAISITRYIKGCHPSRAHHITRTSVCVTLLLIWITAAFWAGAPLLGWASYKDRGYGTCEIDWAKASYMPAYRAYIISIFSSCFFLPVLIMLFCYISIINTVKRGNAMAAGGELSDRQRKIERDVTIVSIVICTAFILAWSPYAVVSIWSAWGYHVPNLTSIFTRLFAKSASFYNPLIYFGLSSKFRKDVVVLMPCTPDAKDTVRLKRFRPKADARLKVPLNRTEKKYSPGNNPYPLPESPPATPPPANTEVFYTATPLPSESSVANKEMFYTATPLPLESSVTNKEVFYINMPRLSESSADFECDRL from the exons ATGTCCGCTGTCGCCGCTGCTGCAGGCCCTGCCCCCTGGAGGAACAACAGCCTGGtgatggggggggggcgggACCCTCCCCTGTCTGACCAGGGAGACACCATCATTGGAGTCTACCTGCTGCTGCTCG GGTGGCTGTCCTGGTTTGGAAACAGCATTGTCCTGTTCGTGTTGTGCCGGCAGAGAGCCACGCTGCAACCCACCGACTACCTGACCTTTAACCTGGCCGTCTCCGACGCCAGCATCTCCGTGTTCGGCTACTCCAGAGGCATCATCGAGATCTTCAACGTGTTCCAGGGCAGCGACTTCATCATCTCCTCCATATGGACCTGCGAG GTAGACGGGTTCTTTACACTGATATTTGGTCTGATCAGCATCCTCACGCTGACGGCGATCAGCATCACGCGCTACATCAAAGGCTGCCACCCcagcagag CCCATCACATCACCCGGACCAGTGTATGCGTGACTCTGCTGCTCATCTGGATCACAGCTGCATTCTGGGCCGGAGCGCCTCTGCTCGGCTGGGCCAGCTACAAAG ATCGGGGGTACGGGACCTGTGAGATCGACTGGGCCAAAGCCAGCTACATGCCAGCCTACCGCGCCTACATCATCTCCATCTTCAGCAGCTGCTTCTTCCTGCCGGTGCTCATCATGCTCTTCTGCTACATCTCCATCATCAACACGGTGAAGAGAGGGAACGCCATGGCCGCCGGGGGGGAGCTCTCCGACCGCCAGAGGAAGATCGAGAGAGACGTCACCATC GTTTCCATCGTGATCTGCACGGCGTTCATCCTGGCATGGTCTCCGTACGCCGTGGTGTCCATCTGGTCCGCCTGGGGCTACCACGTGCCCAACCTCACCAGCATCTTCACGCGCCTCTTCGCCAAGTCCGCCAGCTTCTACAACCCGCTCATCTACTTCGGCCTCAGCTCCAAGTTCCGTAAAGACGTGGTCGTGCTGATGCCGTGCACGCCCGACGCCAAAGACACCGTGCGGCTGAAGCGCTTCAGACCCAAAGCCGACGCCAGACTCAAAGTCCCGCTGAACCGCACCGAGAAGAAGTATTCGCCCGGCAACAACCCGTACCCACTGCCGGAGAGCCCGCCCGCCACGCCCCCGCCAGCCAACACGGAAGTGTTCTACACGGCCACACCCCTCCCATCGGAGAGCAGCGTCGCCAACAAGGAAATGTTCTACACGGCCACACCCCTCCCACTGGAGAGCAGCGTCACCAACAAGGAAGTGTTCTACATCAACATGCCCCGCCTCTCGGAGAGCAGCGCCGACTTTGAGTGTGACAGACTCTGA